From a region of the Hyalangium minutum genome:
- a CDS encoding peptidase domain-containing ABC transporter: MRTAETNVLKLTDRFPALRNLQARTKGRVPLVRQLSETECGAACIAMVLGLHGRPVRLEEVRQAMGVARDGVSALDILRTARTFGLRGRGISIDEEALRYLPQGTILHWQFSHFVVFERLGRDCVYLVDPGQGRRSVPMEHFRQSFTGVALLLEPGENFETGKARPRNASRYAMQVLQQSHTLTRVLVMSLVLQLFALAIPVLTGLIVDRVVPRGDVHLLGVVGAGLVALTGFQLLTTLIRGHLLLELRTRLDSNMTLGFVEHLVGLAWSFFQVRASGDLLARMSSNAMVREILSSSTLSGLLDGALVVLYLVLMFAVSPLMALIVLGLGLMQVLILMLSTKRQRTLMSESLEVEAKSQSYQVEMLTGIQTLKSFGVEHQAVQRFSELFVNVLNVSLRRGRLTAWVDALNGSLRTVAPLVLLSFGALQVLSGKMTLGTMMGLTALAGALLVPLSNLVSTGSQLQLLGSYIERIDDVFDTPPERDPAKLGQPAKLEGGIELERVSFRYAPTSPLVVKDVSVKIEPGQFVAIVGRSGAGKSTLANLLLGLYLPTSGQVHYDGADLAGLDLQSVRSQMGVVPQEPAFFSTTLRANIALRDPALALEPIVQASVLARLHEDVMAMPMGYDTPLVDRGASLSGGQRQRLALARALVHNPAVLLLDEATSALDAITESQVQQALASLKCTRVVIAHRLSTVVDADLILVMDEGQLVEAGRHEELLLRRGTYAQLVRAQIEKTGRLE; encoded by the coding sequence ATGAGGACCGCTGAGACGAACGTGCTGAAGCTGACCGACCGCTTCCCGGCGCTGCGCAACCTGCAGGCGCGGACGAAGGGGCGCGTGCCGCTCGTCCGCCAGCTATCGGAGACCGAGTGCGGCGCGGCCTGCATCGCCATGGTGCTGGGGCTCCACGGCCGACCGGTGCGGCTGGAGGAGGTCCGGCAGGCGATGGGCGTGGCGCGAGACGGCGTGTCGGCGCTGGACATCCTGCGCACGGCACGCACGTTCGGGCTGCGTGGACGAGGCATCTCGATCGACGAAGAGGCGCTCCGGTACCTGCCGCAGGGAACAATCCTGCACTGGCAGTTCTCGCACTTCGTGGTCTTCGAGCGGCTGGGGAGGGACTGCGTGTACCTGGTGGACCCAGGCCAGGGCCGCCGCAGCGTGCCGATGGAGCACTTCCGCCAGTCCTTCACGGGCGTGGCGCTGCTGCTCGAGCCAGGAGAGAACTTCGAGACGGGTAAGGCCCGCCCGCGGAACGCGTCCCGCTACGCGATGCAAGTGCTCCAGCAGTCGCACACGCTGACGCGGGTGCTGGTGATGTCGCTGGTGCTGCAGCTCTTCGCGCTGGCCATTCCCGTGCTGACGGGACTGATCGTGGATCGGGTGGTGCCTCGGGGAGACGTGCACCTGCTGGGAGTGGTGGGAGCAGGGCTGGTGGCGCTGACGGGCTTCCAGTTGCTGACGACGCTCATCCGAGGCCACCTGCTGCTGGAGCTGCGCACGCGGCTGGACTCGAACATGACGCTGGGCTTCGTGGAACACCTGGTGGGGCTGGCTTGGTCGTTCTTCCAGGTACGCGCATCGGGAGACTTGCTGGCGCGCATGAGCAGCAACGCGATGGTGCGAGAGATCCTCTCCTCCAGCACGCTCTCGGGGTTGCTGGATGGAGCGCTGGTGGTGCTCTACCTGGTACTGATGTTCGCGGTGAGCCCGCTCATGGCGCTGATTGTGCTGGGGCTGGGGCTGATGCAGGTGCTGATCCTGATGCTGTCCACGAAGCGGCAGCGCACGCTGATGTCGGAGAGCCTGGAAGTCGAAGCGAAGAGCCAGAGCTACCAGGTGGAAATGCTGACGGGCATCCAGACGCTCAAGTCTTTCGGGGTGGAGCATCAAGCGGTGCAGCGCTTCTCCGAGCTGTTCGTGAACGTGCTCAACGTGTCCCTGAGGCGAGGCCGCCTGACGGCGTGGGTGGACGCGCTGAACGGGAGCCTGCGCACGGTGGCGCCGCTGGTGCTGCTGAGCTTCGGAGCGCTGCAGGTGCTGAGCGGAAAGATGACGCTGGGAACGATGATGGGGCTCACGGCACTGGCGGGGGCGCTGCTGGTGCCGCTCTCCAATCTGGTGAGTACGGGCAGCCAGCTCCAATTGCTGGGCAGCTACATCGAGCGCATCGACGACGTGTTCGACACGCCACCTGAGCGGGATCCCGCGAAGTTGGGCCAGCCCGCGAAGCTCGAGGGCGGCATCGAGCTGGAGCGCGTCTCGTTCCGCTATGCCCCCACGTCGCCGCTGGTGGTGAAGGACGTGTCGGTGAAGATCGAGCCCGGCCAGTTCGTGGCGATCGTCGGGCGCTCCGGCGCTGGGAAGTCCACGCTGGCCAACCTGCTGCTGGGGCTGTACCTGCCGACCTCTGGCCAGGTGCACTACGACGGGGCGGATCTCGCGGGGCTGGATCTGCAATCGGTCCGGAGCCAGATGGGGGTGGTGCCACAGGAGCCCGCCTTCTTCAGCACGACCCTGCGGGCGAACATCGCACTGAGGGACCCGGCGCTGGCGCTGGAGCCCATCGTCCAGGCCTCGGTGCTGGCGCGGCTCCACGAGGACGTGATGGCCATGCCCATGGGCTACGACACGCCGCTGGTGGATCGCGGGGCCTCGCTCTCCGGTGGCCAGCGTCAGCGGCTGGCGCTGGCGCGAGCACTGGTCCACAACCCAGCCGTCTTGCTGCTGGACGAAGCCACGAGCGCGCTGGACGCCATCACCGAGAGCCAGGTGCAGCAAGCGCTGGCGTCCCTGAAGTGCACGCGCGTCGTCATCGCCCACCGGCTGAGCACGGTGGTGGACGCGGATCTCATCCTGGTCATGGACGAGGGCCAGCTCGTCGAGGCCGGGCGCCACGAGGAGCTGCTGCTGCGCCGAGGCACCTACGCACAGCTGGTCCGCGCGCAGATCGAGAAGACCGGCCGCCTGGAGTGA
- a CDS encoding efflux RND transporter periplasmic adaptor subunit: MEAVRSKIFREEALRHHEGSQQEGDVLRISPAWTRWTYWTVLGLLLVALAYSLLGTLPEYASGPALVKVDGQSQLTVDAPGVVSSVEVRPGQQVEQGQALVRLRSEEETVSLERIQREFELQLIRILRDPSDESARQALTSLRAERELAEARQQARTLRAPQAGVVSDLRIRRGQYVTPGESVVSILGKDVTVSLVALLPGGYRPTLEPGRPLRVELDGFTHEYHTFTIESVGDQIVGPAEIRRFLGPEISDALQLNGPLVVVRARVPSSTFTSNGKTFNYFDGMLARADARVREERILVALIPGLKGALGHEDR, translated from the coding sequence ATGGAAGCCGTACGCTCGAAGATCTTCCGGGAGGAGGCCCTCCGCCACCATGAGGGCTCGCAGCAGGAAGGGGACGTCCTGCGCATCTCTCCGGCCTGGACGCGATGGACCTACTGGACGGTGCTGGGGCTGCTGCTCGTGGCGCTGGCGTACTCGCTGTTGGGCACGCTGCCCGAGTACGCCTCCGGTCCAGCCCTGGTGAAGGTAGATGGGCAGAGCCAGCTCACGGTGGATGCGCCGGGCGTCGTGTCCTCGGTGGAGGTGCGTCCCGGCCAGCAGGTCGAGCAGGGCCAGGCCCTGGTCCGCCTCCGCTCCGAGGAGGAGACCGTCTCGCTGGAGCGCATCCAGCGCGAGTTCGAGCTTCAGCTCATCCGCATCCTGAGAGACCCCTCGGACGAGAGCGCCCGGCAGGCGTTGACCTCGCTCCGGGCGGAGCGCGAGCTGGCCGAGGCGCGGCAGCAGGCACGGACGCTGCGAGCGCCCCAGGCGGGAGTGGTGAGCGATCTGCGGATCCGCCGGGGCCAGTACGTCACTCCGGGAGAGAGCGTGGTGTCCATCCTCGGGAAGGACGTCACGGTGTCGCTGGTGGCGCTGCTTCCGGGAGGCTACCGGCCGACGCTGGAGCCGGGCCGGCCGCTGCGCGTGGAACTGGACGGCTTCACCCACGAGTACCACACGTTCACCATCGAGTCGGTGGGGGACCAGATCGTCGGGCCCGCGGAGATCCGGCGCTTCCTGGGACCGGAGATCTCGGACGCACTGCAACTGAACGGACCGCTGGTGGTGGTGCGAGCGCGAGTCCCCTCCTCCACCTTCACGAGCAACGGCAAGACCTTCAACTACTTCGACGGAATGCTAGCGCGAGCGGATGCACGGGTGCGCGAGGAGCGCATCCTCGTGGCGCTCATACCGGGCCTGAAGGGAGCACTGGGACATGAGGACCGCTGA
- a CDS encoding efflux RND transporter periplasmic adaptor subunit, whose protein sequence is MSRRVHTWAVTWTLSCVSGFAAAAPATAARAPSEEVPLPVPAPVSGAPRPGAPSSFLGVVIPHDSVEVSSKFEGRLERLEVDVGDRVEQGEVLARLDVRPLVQDLAAARANLQGSRAEEQAASLALAEAREKKGRYFSPRSLELGVYSQEELAKIRYEESTATARLAAARARSREQQARVVELEQSVGDAVLVAPFAGVIATRPVSPGARIAAGQPILRLLGTGGRKIRFAVPEEQARQLAPGSPLRLSIDQPGLTLAGHVETIAPEVDAAARMVFAVAAFEAQPPDTVATGMVAHVQPGPTPGSVVQRESSDPTPTQGGP, encoded by the coding sequence ATGTCGCGTAGGGTACACACCTGGGCAGTGACATGGACGCTCTCCTGCGTGAGCGGGTTCGCCGCTGCCGCACCCGCCACGGCCGCACGAGCCCCGAGCGAGGAGGTGCCACTGCCCGTCCCGGCGCCGGTCAGTGGAGCCCCTCGCCCGGGCGCTCCCTCTTCCTTCCTGGGCGTCGTCATCCCCCATGACTCGGTGGAGGTGAGCTCGAAGTTCGAGGGCCGCCTGGAGCGCCTGGAGGTCGACGTGGGCGACCGCGTCGAGCAGGGCGAGGTGCTGGCCCGGCTCGATGTCCGCCCGCTAGTGCAGGACCTGGCGGCAGCGCGGGCCAACCTCCAAGGCTCGCGCGCCGAGGAGCAGGCAGCCAGCCTCGCGCTCGCCGAGGCCCGGGAGAAGAAGGGCCGCTACTTCAGCCCGCGCTCGCTGGAGCTGGGCGTCTACTCGCAAGAGGAGCTGGCCAAGATCCGCTACGAGGAGAGCACGGCCACGGCGCGCCTCGCGGCCGCCCGAGCCCGCTCCCGAGAGCAACAGGCCCGTGTCGTGGAGCTGGAGCAGAGCGTGGGCGACGCCGTGCTCGTGGCGCCCTTCGCAGGAGTCATCGCCACGCGGCCCGTGAGCCCTGGAGCACGGATCGCCGCGGGCCAGCCCATCCTTCGCCTGCTGGGAACGGGAGGACGGAAGATCCGCTTCGCCGTCCCCGAGGAACAGGCGCGCCAGCTCGCGCCTGGCTCACCGCTGCGGCTGTCCATCGATCAACCCGGGCTAACACTCGCGGGCCATGTAGAGACGATCGCGCCCGAGGTGGATGCGGCAGCCCGGATGGTGTTCGCCGTCGCCGCCTTCGAGGCGCAGCCTCCCGACACGGTGGCCACCGGCATGGTGGCCCACGTCCAGCCGGGCCCCACGCCTGGGAGCGTCGTGCAGCGGGAGTCCAGCGATCCCACCCCGACGCAGGGCGGGCCGTAG
- a CDS encoding RICIN domain-containing protein: MNPSELDRGVRHPGLRRSRLLVVLTAWLLAAVLVGTSAQAVPNPADHQPATWNMQYGRDRWSHVYTLSERHDVIAIQEAPNEVPSAATPTQRNLGNIVEYRWRESDRHPERFLYFLPQPSRNLAVVTRWQATAAAEIQGPYRAMLAVVHDNELMFASAHASANGGGDAASLLQRAAQHAQQNNWRWAVLGDFNRDPANLQRPANTFLYRSGLPTQRSGGELDYMVSDLQTNDWHARVGGNSNSDHWPVQFGALRAGAQARLLHIHSDNNDRFMDVDRERTDNGTRVISYHATGNRNQQWFLAETGYRSHEGKPLYRIVSADSLKCLDVDKGPRGHRSDYFNIWDCHPPQGTTVGGPHTDTQNFTLEHPVADQPNLTMLRHNATGLYANILSNVSGDGGWVGLYDDQSGITPVPNETFYLHPIFLPSP, from the coding sequence ATGAACCCATCCGAGCTGGACCGAGGCGTGCGGCACCCGGGTCTCCGCAGATCTCGCCTCCTCGTCGTGCTGACCGCATGGCTCCTCGCCGCGGTGTTGGTGGGGACTTCCGCCCAGGCAGTCCCCAATCCAGCCGACCATCAGCCCGCGACATGGAACATGCAGTACGGACGGGATCGCTGGTCGCACGTCTACACCCTCTCCGAGCGGCATGATGTGATCGCCATCCAGGAGGCCCCCAACGAAGTTCCATCCGCAGCCACCCCGACTCAACGGAACCTCGGCAACATCGTCGAGTATCGATGGCGGGAGAGTGACCGCCACCCGGAACGCTTTCTCTACTTCCTCCCCCAGCCTTCCAGGAATCTCGCCGTGGTCACGCGCTGGCAGGCCACGGCTGCCGCCGAGATCCAAGGCCCCTACCGCGCCATGCTCGCCGTGGTTCACGATAACGAGCTGATGTTCGCCAGCGCGCACGCCTCCGCCAATGGAGGTGGCGACGCCGCCTCGCTGCTCCAACGGGCCGCCCAACATGCCCAGCAGAACAACTGGCGCTGGGCCGTGCTCGGCGACTTCAACCGTGACCCGGCGAACCTGCAGCGTCCGGCCAACACCTTTCTCTACCGCAGCGGACTGCCCACTCAGCGCTCGGGCGGCGAACTCGACTACATGGTGTCGGATCTCCAGACCAACGACTGGCATGCACGCGTCGGAGGCAACTCGAACAGCGACCATTGGCCCGTGCAGTTCGGCGCGCTCCGAGCCGGGGCACAAGCGCGGCTGTTGCACATCCACAGCGACAACAATGACCGGTTCATGGATGTCGATCGCGAGCGAACCGACAACGGCACGCGCGTCATCTCGTACCACGCCACCGGTAACAGGAATCAGCAGTGGTTTCTGGCCGAGACGGGCTATCGCTCCCATGAAGGCAAGCCGCTCTACCGCATCGTCAGCGCGGACAGCCTCAAGTGCCTCGACGTGGACAAGGGCCCCCGGGGCCACAGGAGTGACTACTTCAACATCTGGGATTGCCATCCTCCCCAGGGCACCACTGTTGGCGGCCCCCACACCGACACTCAGAACTTCACCCTGGAGCACCCGGTCGCCGATCAGCCCAACCTGACAATGCTGCGCCACAACGCCACGGGCCTGTATGCCAACATCCTGAGCAACGTTTCGGGCGACGGCGGCTGGGTGGGGCTGTATGACGACCAGTCGGGAATCACCCCTGTTCCCAACGAGACGTTCTACCTGCACCCCATCTTCCTGCCCTCGCCCTAG
- a CDS encoding methyltransferase: MDSSITPERILQLGMGFWGAKTLLSAVELGLFTELAEEPLRGDALAARLKLHPRSWRDFLDALVALGMLRREEDGRYANTPETGMFLVRTRPGYIGGMLEMANARLYGFWGSLTEALRTGQPQNEQKTGGNVFDAVYKDPANLRRFLQGMSGASLIPARAIAAKFPWKRYQSFADIGTAQGCLPVQLALEHEHLTGIGFDLPPVRPVFEQYVSEHQLSGRLRFQDGDFFRNPLPEADVLVMGHILHDWDLEQKKALLAAALRALPRGGALVVYDAIIDDARRTNALGLLMSLNMLIETRGGFDYTGADCAGWMREAGFGEVRIEHLAGPDSMVIGVKTA; this comes from the coding sequence ATGGACTCGAGCATCACACCTGAGCGGATCCTTCAGTTGGGAATGGGGTTCTGGGGCGCCAAGACGTTGCTGAGCGCAGTGGAACTGGGCCTCTTCACGGAGCTGGCCGAGGAGCCGCTCCGCGGAGATGCGCTGGCCGCGAGGCTGAAGCTGCACCCGCGGAGCTGGCGCGACTTCCTCGATGCGCTGGTGGCCCTGGGCATGCTGCGGCGGGAGGAGGACGGCCGGTACGCCAACACGCCCGAGACAGGCATGTTCCTGGTGCGCACCCGGCCCGGCTACATCGGCGGCATGCTCGAGATGGCCAACGCCCGGCTGTATGGCTTCTGGGGCTCGCTCACCGAGGCGCTGCGCACGGGGCAGCCGCAGAACGAGCAGAAGACCGGAGGCAACGTCTTCGACGCCGTCTACAAAGACCCCGCGAACCTGCGCAGATTCCTCCAGGGGATGAGCGGTGCGAGCCTGATTCCGGCGCGCGCCATCGCCGCGAAGTTTCCGTGGAAGCGCTATCAGAGCTTCGCCGACATTGGCACGGCCCAGGGCTGCCTGCCCGTGCAACTCGCGCTGGAGCACGAGCACCTCACGGGCATTGGCTTCGATCTTCCGCCGGTCCGTCCTGTCTTCGAGCAGTACGTGAGCGAGCATCAGCTGTCCGGGCGGCTGCGCTTCCAGGACGGCGACTTCTTCCGCAACCCCCTGCCCGAAGCCGATGTGCTCGTGATGGGGCACATCCTGCACGACTGGGATCTCGAGCAGAAGAAGGCCTTGCTCGCGGCGGCCCTGCGCGCCCTGCCTCGGGGAGGCGCCCTGGTGGTCTATGACGCCATCATCGACGACGCGCGGCGCACCAACGCCTTGGGTCTGCTGATGAGCCTGAACATGCTCATCGAGACGCGCGGTGGCTTCGACTACACGGGGGCGGACTGCGCCGGGTGGATGCGGGAGGCGGGCTTCGGGGAGGTCCGCATCGAGCACCTCGCCGGGCCCGATTCGATGGTGATTGGCGTGAAGACGGCGTGA
- a CDS encoding protein kinase domain-containing protein, whose protein sequence is MPKRPDPPERHPPAGESAERADTYASDQDDSFLLQVARVDPLLRTPKPGERLGGRDGARFEIREELGGGAMGHVFRAWDKELQRVVALKFLRPRTVMAEPRLRAALREEARAIAQLDHENIVRIFDVSEWQGQPWEPWVPFLVMECLDGESLSSLLRRERPELRQALELMSTLVAGLAHAHEHHVAHRDLKPSNVFITRRGQLKLIDFGLAHFTTSKASGTPQLPTAGTPPYMAPEQWRGEAQDERTDVWAAGVVLYELLTGQLPYPGTNLAELRALVTSQEPVPSARELRPELPPAVEPLLTKALAKNPAERFPSAVELREALSRLQETLGPWREKPQALGPQRRQVTLVCCQLAGLDRVSPELDAESSGEWEATFQRRCSEILRQHGGTLASCIGDQVLACFGYPLAREEGSEHAVRAGLHVAQELDPELAPLSHGALAVRVGIHTDLVTLDELPTQTQGWTPSIQGEAPRFAVWLARQAPLGTVLLSEATWTLVSGAFETEACGHASYTGVFGAREVALHRVLRERRTPLRFDRPRVGGLLPFIGRNAELQQLLACWQETRGGQRTAVLLRGEAGIGKSRLIRELGQRAASEPHAVLRAQCWAQFRTSAFYPVVEALQHFFHLAPEDAPAQRLHLLEAQLAGLELSSAQARLIAVFLSLPVPEESPHLRLQPQLLKERTFEALAALLGHMAAKHPILAIFEDLHWADPSTLELLTFLLAHSQGHRLCLMFSARPDFPLPASWAPRLKQLTLERLPAELAATLVREAAHGRALAPEVVDRLVATTDGIPLFAEEMTRIVLERRSPSGTGVSSSVPITLNELLQARLDALPHRQKALAQLCAIMGRSFDHALLSATADRTEAALKQDLRGLLERGLLQQQGDDPPRYQFRHALLQEAASQSLPRGTRRQYHQRIVQALAEQFPDVAETQPERLAHHYTEAGDVESALRWWAVAGERAAMRSANPEAVSHFTQALTLLNRLPDSPERTRTELKLRLALGIPLLQVQGYGSTEVEQTYERAYTLFHEVGDTLPQVELSYWSLFHYHYARAKLDQLQELGALLVEQGQRHHLRELLVQGHRAITLSAFTRGDNLLALEHVERALEASDFTLEQHRTLAVKHWISPRAAALAFDAVLQALLARPTQSLRSTQEAVKLAREVAHPHTSAFVLTYAGVSAQLLREPQQVLQWAEAGLALSREHRLQVWLVWSVLLRAWAIAEQGRVSEGLQTLCQAIEQVKGTGVRTTFPFFFGLRAALHLKLGQSEAGLAAVKNGLEWAEATGEHSSDAELYRVRGELLRQLEQEREAGESFMVAITVARQQHALLFELRATVSLARQLWDLGRPQEGAQRLAPLHARCAPGGTCVDLAEANGLLSRLAGATLGTAHVPPAL, encoded by the coding sequence ATGCCAAAGAGACCTGACCCTCCCGAGCGCCATCCACCCGCTGGCGAGAGCGCTGAGCGTGCGGACACGTACGCCTCGGATCAGGACGACTCTTTCCTTCTGCAGGTGGCCCGCGTGGATCCGCTGCTGAGGACGCCCAAGCCAGGGGAGCGGCTGGGCGGCCGAGACGGCGCCCGCTTCGAGATCCGCGAAGAGCTGGGCGGTGGGGCGATGGGGCACGTGTTCCGGGCCTGGGACAAAGAGCTCCAGCGGGTGGTGGCGCTCAAGTTCCTGAGGCCCCGCACGGTGATGGCCGAGCCCCGGCTTCGGGCGGCACTGCGCGAAGAGGCCCGCGCCATTGCCCAGCTGGACCACGAGAACATCGTCCGGATCTTCGACGTATCCGAGTGGCAGGGACAGCCCTGGGAGCCCTGGGTCCCCTTCCTGGTCATGGAGTGCCTGGACGGCGAATCTCTCTCCTCGCTCCTACGGCGGGAGCGGCCCGAGCTGCGGCAGGCCCTGGAGCTCATGAGCACCCTGGTCGCGGGTCTGGCGCACGCTCACGAGCACCACGTCGCGCACCGGGATCTCAAGCCGAGCAACGTCTTCATCACGCGGCGGGGCCAGCTCAAGCTCATCGACTTCGGGCTGGCGCATTTCACGACAAGCAAGGCTTCGGGGACGCCGCAGTTGCCCACAGCGGGGACGCCGCCGTACATGGCCCCGGAGCAGTGGCGAGGCGAGGCGCAGGACGAGCGCACGGACGTCTGGGCCGCCGGTGTCGTGCTGTACGAGCTGCTGACGGGGCAGCTCCCCTACCCCGGCACGAACCTCGCGGAGCTGCGTGCGCTCGTGACGTCCCAGGAGCCAGTCCCCTCGGCTCGCGAGCTCCGTCCAGAGCTGCCTCCGGCCGTGGAACCGCTGCTGACCAAGGCGCTGGCCAAGAATCCGGCGGAGCGTTTCCCCTCCGCGGTCGAGCTTCGAGAAGCGCTGTCCCGGCTCCAGGAGACGCTGGGCCCCTGGAGGGAGAAGCCCCAGGCGCTCGGGCCTCAGCGCCGGCAAGTGACGCTGGTGTGCTGCCAATTGGCGGGGCTGGACAGAGTCTCCCCCGAGCTCGATGCGGAGAGCAGCGGCGAGTGGGAGGCCACCTTCCAACGGCGGTGCTCGGAGATCCTCCGGCAGCATGGAGGCACCCTGGCCTCATGCATTGGAGATCAAGTGCTGGCCTGCTTCGGGTATCCCCTGGCCCGAGAGGAGGGCTCGGAGCACGCGGTGCGCGCGGGGCTGCACGTGGCGCAGGAGCTGGACCCGGAGCTGGCGCCTCTGTCCCATGGAGCGCTGGCCGTGCGGGTGGGGATCCACACGGATCTGGTGACGCTCGATGAGCTGCCCACCCAGACTCAGGGGTGGACGCCCTCCATCCAAGGCGAGGCGCCCCGGTTCGCCGTGTGGCTGGCACGCCAGGCCCCACTCGGAACCGTGCTCCTCAGTGAGGCGACGTGGACCCTGGTGAGTGGCGCCTTCGAGACCGAGGCCTGCGGCCACGCTTCCTATACAGGGGTGTTCGGTGCTCGGGAGGTGGCGCTGCACCGGGTCCTGCGCGAGCGGAGAACGCCGCTCCGGTTCGATCGCCCCCGCGTGGGCGGACTGCTGCCGTTTATCGGGCGGAACGCGGAGCTGCAACAGCTCCTCGCCTGCTGGCAGGAGACGCGCGGCGGTCAACGCACCGCCGTCCTCCTCCGAGGCGAGGCCGGCATCGGCAAGTCGCGCCTCATCCGCGAGCTGGGCCAGCGCGCGGCTTCGGAGCCGCATGCGGTACTGCGCGCCCAGTGCTGGGCGCAGTTCCGCACCAGCGCCTTCTATCCTGTCGTGGAGGCCCTGCAGCACTTCTTCCATCTGGCCCCGGAAGATGCGCCCGCGCAGCGCCTGCACCTGCTGGAAGCACAGCTCGCCGGGCTGGAACTGTCTTCCGCGCAGGCGCGGCTCATCGCGGTGTTCCTCTCGCTGCCGGTGCCGGAGGAGTCCCCTCACCTCCGGCTGCAACCCCAGCTCCTCAAGGAGCGGACCTTCGAGGCGTTGGCGGCCTTGCTCGGGCACATGGCCGCGAAGCACCCCATCCTCGCCATCTTCGAGGACCTGCACTGGGCCGACCCGTCCACGCTGGAGCTGCTGACCTTCCTGCTGGCTCACTCCCAAGGACACCGGCTGTGCCTCATGTTCAGCGCCCGCCCGGACTTCCCGCTCCCGGCCTCCTGGGCCCCCAGGCTGAAGCAGCTCACGCTGGAGCGGCTGCCCGCGGAGCTCGCCGCAACCCTGGTGAGAGAGGCCGCCCACGGCAGGGCCTTGGCTCCGGAGGTGGTGGACCGGCTGGTGGCCACCACCGACGGCATCCCCCTCTTCGCCGAGGAGATGACCCGCATCGTGTTGGAGCGGCGCTCGCCCTCGGGGACGGGAGTCTCTTCCTCCGTCCCCATCACCTTGAACGAGCTGCTGCAGGCCCGCCTGGACGCGCTACCTCACCGGCAGAAGGCGCTGGCCCAGCTCTGCGCCATCATGGGCCGCAGCTTCGATCACGCCTTGCTCTCGGCCACCGCGGACCGCACCGAGGCCGCGCTGAAGCAAGACCTCCGAGGGCTGCTGGAAAGGGGCCTGCTCCAGCAACAGGGTGACGATCCGCCTCGGTACCAGTTCCGGCACGCGCTCCTGCAGGAGGCGGCCTCTCAGTCCCTGCCTCGGGGCACGCGGCGGCAGTACCACCAGCGCATTGTCCAGGCGCTGGCGGAGCAGTTCCCCGACGTGGCGGAGACACAGCCGGAGCGGCTCGCCCACCACTACACCGAGGCGGGAGACGTGGAGTCCGCTCTGCGCTGGTGGGCCGTTGCCGGAGAGCGCGCCGCGATGCGCTCAGCCAATCCAGAGGCGGTCAGCCACTTCACCCAGGCCCTGACGCTGCTCAACCGCCTCCCCGACTCCCCCGAGCGCACCCGCACAGAGCTGAAGCTCCGGCTGGCCCTGGGCATTCCCCTGCTTCAGGTCCAGGGCTATGGCTCCACCGAGGTGGAGCAGACCTACGAGCGTGCCTACACGCTGTTCCACGAGGTGGGAGACACGCTGCCCCAGGTGGAGCTGTCGTACTGGAGCCTCTTCCACTACCACTACGCGAGGGCGAAGCTCGATCAGCTCCAGGAGCTGGGCGCCTTGCTCGTGGAGCAGGGCCAGCGCCACCACCTCCGCGAGCTGCTCGTGCAGGGGCACCGGGCCATCACGCTCAGCGCCTTCACCCGGGGAGACAACCTCCTGGCCCTGGAGCATGTCGAGCGAGCCCTGGAGGCGTCAGACTTCACGCTCGAGCAGCACCGGACGCTCGCGGTGAAGCACTGGATCAGCCCTCGGGCGGCCGCGCTGGCGTTCGACGCCGTACTCCAGGCGCTCTTGGCCCGGCCCACCCAGTCCCTGCGCTCCACCCAGGAGGCCGTGAAGCTGGCGCGAGAGGTGGCCCACCCGCACACCTCGGCCTTCGTGCTGACCTACGCCGGGGTGAGCGCCCAGCTCCTGCGAGAGCCCCAGCAAGTCCTGCAGTGGGCCGAGGCAGGCTTGGCGCTCTCGCGCGAGCACCGGCTCCAGGTCTGGCTGGTGTGGTCCGTGCTCCTTCGGGCCTGGGCGATCGCCGAGCAGGGCCGTGTCTCCGAGGGCCTCCAGACGCTGTGCCAGGCCATTGAGCAGGTGAAGGGCACCGGTGTGCGAACCACCTTCCCCTTCTTCTTCGGACTGCGCGCGGCGCTGCACCTCAAGCTGGGCCAGTCCGAGGCAGGGCTGGCCGCGGTGAAGAACGGCCTGGAGTGGGCCGAGGCCACGGGGGAGCACTCCTCCGACGCCGAGCTGTACCGGGTGCGGGGAGAGCTGCTGCGGCAGCTCGAGCAGGAGCGGGAAGCGGGAGAATCCTTTATGGTTGCCATCACCGTGGCCCGCCAGCAACACGCGCTCCTGTTCGAGCTGCGCGCGACCGTGAGCCTCGCCCGTCAACTCTGGGACCTGGGTAGGCCGCAGGAGGGCGCGCAGCGGCTGGCCCCGCTTCATGCGAGATGTGCACCCGGCGGCACTTGCGTGGACCTCGCCGAAGCAAATGGACTGCTCTCGCGGCTCGCTGGCGCTACATTGGGCACGGCGCATGTTCCGCCTGCGCTTTGA